In Pseudomonas sp. Leaf58, one DNA window encodes the following:
- the gcvH gene encoding glycine cleavage system protein GcvH: MSNIPADLRFAESHEWARLEADGTVTVGISDHAQQALGDVVFVELAEVGKVFEAGEAAGVVESVKAASDIYAPVAGEVIAVNEELADSPELLNEQPYESWIFKLKPSNPAELDKLLDAAGYAAAIGE; encoded by the coding sequence ATGAGCAATATCCCCGCCGACCTGCGTTTTGCCGAAAGCCATGAATGGGCCCGCCTGGAAGCCGACGGCACCGTGACCGTGGGTATCAGCGACCACGCCCAGCAAGCCCTGGGTGACGTGGTGTTCGTCGAGTTGGCCGAAGTCGGCAAGGTATTCGAAGCTGGCGAAGCTGCTGGCGTGGTCGAGTCGGTCAAGGCCGCTTCGGACATCTACGCCCCGGTTGCTGGCGAAGTGATTGCGGTCAACGAAGAGCTGGCTGACAGCCCGGAGTTGCTCAACGAACAACCTTACGAGTCGTGGATCTTCAAGCTGAAGCCAAGCAACCCGGCCGAGCTGGACAAGCTGCTGGATGCTGCTGGTTACGCCGCCGCGATCGGCGAGTAA
- the gcvT gene encoding glycine cleavage system aminomethyltransferase GcvT, protein MGQRTLLYDLHLALGAKTVDFGGWDMPLHYGSQVEEHHQVRSDCGVFDVSHMTVIDVDGTDATVWLQRLLANDVARLDDAGKALYSPLLHEQGGVIDDLIVYRTETGYRLVTNAATRAKVLDWLQVQRGGFAVGFQHRNDLAILAIQGPHAREKVAALLSPSRAALVRELRPFEGIAEGDWFIARTGYTGEDGLEIIIPGDQAVAFFNDLVGAGIAPSGLGARDTLRLEAGMNLYGQDIDETHTPLTSNLGWSIAWEPAERDFIGRASLLAEIEQGVQEKLVGLVLEERGVLRAHQVVRVAGIGEGEITSGSFSPTLSKSIALARVPMATADRAEVEIRGKWYPVRVVKPTFVRHGKILI, encoded by the coding sequence ATGGGACAGCGCACGCTTTTGTATGACCTGCACTTGGCGCTAGGCGCCAAGACGGTCGATTTTGGTGGCTGGGACATGCCCCTGCACTATGGCTCGCAGGTCGAGGAGCACCATCAGGTACGCAGCGACTGCGGCGTTTTCGATGTTTCCCACATGACCGTGATCGATGTTGACGGCACAGATGCCACCGTTTGGCTACAGCGCTTGCTGGCTAACGACGTGGCCCGCCTCGACGATGCCGGCAAGGCGCTGTACAGCCCTTTGCTGCACGAACAGGGCGGGGTGATCGACGACCTGATCGTGTACCGCACGGAAACCGGTTACCGCCTGGTCACCAACGCCGCCACCCGGGCCAAGGTGCTCGACTGGCTGCAAGTGCAGCGTGGCGGTTTTGCCGTGGGCTTCCAGCACCGCAATGACCTGGCCATCCTTGCCATCCAAGGGCCACACGCCCGCGAAAAAGTCGCCGCCTTGCTCAGCCCCTCGCGCGCCGCGCTGGTCCGTGAACTGCGCCCGTTCGAAGGCATTGCCGAAGGCGATTGGTTCATTGCCCGCACCGGTTATACCGGTGAAGACGGCCTGGAGATCATCATCCCCGGCGATCAGGCCGTGGCCTTCTTCAACGACCTGGTCGGCGCCGGCATCGCCCCCAGCGGCCTCGGCGCCCGCGACACCCTGCGCCTGGAAGCCGGCATGAACCTATACGGCCAGGACATCGACGAAACCCACACCCCGCTCACCTCCAACCTGGGCTGGAGCATTGCTTGGGAGCCGGCCGAGCGCGACTTCATCGGCCGCGCCAGCCTGTTGGCGGAAATCGAGCAAGGTGTGCAGGAAAAACTGGTCGGCCTGGTGCTGGAAGAGCGCGGTGTGCTGCGCGCCCATCAGGTGGTCCGTGTTGCCGGGATTGGCGAAGGGGAGATCACCAGTGGTAGTTTCTCGCCTACGCTGAGCAAGTCCATTGCCCTTGCACGCGTGCCCATGGCCACCGCCGACCGGGCCGAGGTGGAAATCCGCGGCAAGTGGTACCCGGTGCGGGTGGTCAAACCGACCTTCGTGCGCCACGGCAAGATCCTGATCTGA
- the argE gene encoding acetylornithine deacetylase: MPLPTLKDQFAALIAAPSVSCTQPALDQSNRQVIDLLAGWLGDLGFKCDIQQVSPGKFNLLASRGTGPGGLVLAGHSDTVPYDEQLWASDPLKLTEADGRWVGLGSCDMKGFFALVIEAVIPLLEHDFKQPLLILATCDEESSMSGARALAEAGQPLGRAAVIGEPTGLRPIRMHKGILMDRIDILGRSGHSSDPSLGRSAMEAMHAVMGELMGLRQQWQQRYRNPQFSVPTPTMNFGCIHGGDNPNRICGQCALEFDLRPLPGMDVEQLRAAIRDKLVPVAERFEVRIDYAPLFPEVPPFEQAADAELVQVAERLSGHRAEAVAFGTEAPYLQQLGCQTIVLGPGDIACAHQPGEYLEMSRIEPTVRLLRDLIRHYCLH, encoded by the coding sequence ATGCCGTTGCCGACGCTGAAAGACCAGTTCGCCGCTTTGATCGCCGCGCCTTCGGTCAGTTGCACCCAGCCTGCGCTGGACCAATCCAACCGCCAGGTCATCGACCTGTTGGCCGGCTGGCTGGGCGACCTTGGCTTCAAGTGCGACATCCAGCAGGTCAGCCCCGGCAAATTCAACTTGCTGGCCAGCCGCGGCACGGGCCCAGGCGGCCTGGTGCTTGCCGGGCACAGCGACACCGTGCCCTATGACGAACAGTTGTGGGCCAGCGACCCGCTGAAGCTGACCGAGGCCGATGGCCGCTGGGTCGGCTTGGGGAGCTGCGACATGAAGGGCTTCTTCGCGCTGGTCATCGAAGCGGTCATCCCGCTGCTGGAGCACGACTTCAAGCAGCCATTGCTGATTCTTGCCACCTGCGACGAAGAAAGCTCCATGTCCGGCGCCCGTGCCTTGGCCGAGGCCGGCCAACCGCTTGGCAGGGCCGCGGTGATTGGCGAGCCCACCGGGCTGCGGCCGATTCGTATGCACAAGGGCATCCTCATGGACCGCATTGATATCCTCGGGCGCAGTGGCCATTCCTCAGACCCAAGCCTGGGCCGTAGCGCCATGGAGGCGATGCACGCGGTGATGGGCGAACTGATGGGCCTGCGCCAGCAATGGCAGCAACGCTACCGCAACCCGCAATTCAGCGTGCCGACCCCGACCATGAACTTTGGCTGCATCCACGGCGGTGACAACCCCAACCGCATCTGCGGCCAATGTGCCCTGGAATTCGACCTGCGCCCGCTGCCAGGTATGGATGTGGAGCAGCTGCGCGCGGCTATCCGCGACAAGCTGGTGCCCGTGGCAGAGCGCTTCGAGGTGCGCATCGATTATGCGCCGCTGTTCCCAGAGGTGCCGCCATTCGAGCAAGCTGCCGACGCCGAACTGGTGCAAGTGGCAGAGCGCCTGAGCGGTCATCGCGCCGAAGCGGTGGCGTTCGGCACCGAAGCGCCTTATCTTCAGCAACTGGGCTGTCAGACCATCGTGCTGGGCCCTGGCGACATCGCCTGTGCCCACCAGCCCGGCGAATACCTTGAAATGTCACGAATCGAGCCTACCGTGCGTCTATTGCGTGACCTGATCCGGCACTATTGCCTGCACTAA
- a CDS encoding GspE/PulE family protein, with translation MHTPDNPALDLKRVLQNLLADNHLHANDTLRILEHAATQPGAHPLEQIAACGLEDRQHPGQPLDLDHLCPWLANKVGQPYLRIDPMQLDLPQTSGLMSAAFAQRHGILIVAADASSVTVASAQPYQDDWQADLARSLGRPIRRVLASPLQIRQSGQSLYRLAQSVKGAQYQQSANLGEIEHLLALSKHQPEASADDAHIVHIVDWLLQYAIDQRASDIHLEPRREQGQLRYRIDGLLHTVYSFPAGVTLALISRLKHLSRMDVAEKRRPQDGRLQSRLPGGSEVELRLSTLPTPFGEKLVLRLFDPQQLQNGFDRLGLEGPQLAQWQGLLRLRQGIILVTGPTGSGKTSTLYASLKLLATPQVNLCTIEDPIERLEPAFNQLQVQPALDLGFANGVRAMLRQDPDIIMIGEIRDRETALVAVQAALTGHLVLSTLHTNDACAAITRLQELGVADYLIKATLVGVMAQRLVRTLCPDCQANTSAICRTCRGTGFHGRTGLFELLTPSESLRASIGPNADLNDLRRQALADGLVDLRRCGEAKVACGQTRAEEVLRVCS, from the coding sequence ATGCACACCCCAGACAACCCGGCACTCGACCTCAAGCGCGTGCTGCAAAACCTGCTCGCCGACAACCACCTGCACGCCAACGACACCCTGCGAATACTTGAGCACGCCGCTACCCAGCCCGGCGCCCACCCGCTTGAACAAATAGCTGCCTGCGGCCTTGAAGACCGCCAACACCCCGGCCAGCCCCTCGACCTGGACCACCTGTGCCCATGGCTGGCCAACAAAGTCGGCCAACCCTACCTGCGTATCGACCCGATGCAACTGGATCTGCCACAAACCAGCGGCCTGATGTCTGCGGCCTTCGCCCAACGCCATGGCATCCTCATCGTGGCGGCCGACGCTTCCAGCGTCACCGTCGCCAGCGCCCAGCCCTATCAGGATGACTGGCAAGCGGACCTGGCCCGCAGCTTGGGCCGGCCGATCCGCCGTGTGCTGGCCAGCCCCTTGCAAATCCGCCAGTCAGGCCAGTCGTTATACCGCCTTGCCCAGTCGGTAAAGGGCGCGCAATACCAGCAGTCGGCCAACCTGGGCGAAATCGAACACTTGCTGGCGTTGAGCAAACACCAGCCTGAGGCCAGTGCGGACGACGCGCACATCGTGCATATCGTCGATTGGCTGCTGCAGTACGCTATCGATCAGCGCGCCAGTGATATCCACTTGGAGCCCCGCCGCGAGCAGGGCCAACTGCGCTACCGTATCGACGGCCTGCTACACACCGTCTATAGCTTCCCTGCTGGGGTCACCTTGGCGCTGATCAGCCGCTTGAAGCACCTGAGCCGCATGGATGTCGCGGAAAAACGCCGGCCGCAGGATGGCCGCCTGCAAAGCCGCCTGCCAGGTGGAAGCGAAGTGGAATTGCGGCTATCGACCCTGCCAACGCCATTTGGCGAGAAACTGGTGCTGCGCCTGTTTGACCCGCAACAGTTGCAAAACGGCTTCGACCGGCTCGGCCTGGAGGGGCCACAATTGGCTCAATGGCAAGGCCTGCTGCGCCTGCGCCAGGGCATCATCCTGGTCACCGGCCCCACCGGTTCCGGCAAAACCAGCACGCTTTACGCCAGCCTCAAGTTGCTGGCAACGCCGCAGGTCAACCTATGCACCATCGAGGACCCGATCGAACGCCTGGAGCCGGCCTTCAACCAGCTGCAGGTACAACCCGCCCTGGACCTGGGTTTCGCCAATGGTGTACGGGCCATGCTGCGCCAGGACCCGGATATCATCATGATCGGTGAAATTCGTGACCGTGAAACCGCCTTGGTGGCGGTACAGGCTGCGCTGACCGGGCACTTGGTGCTGTCGACCTTGCACACCAACGACGCCTGCGCGGCGATTACCCGCCTGCAGGAACTGGGTGTGGCCGATTACTTGATCAAGGCGACGTTGGTTGGGGTCATGGCCCAGCGCCTGGTTCGCACCCTCTGCCCGGACTGCCAGGCAAATACATCAGCCATTTGCCGAACGTGTCGCGGCACTGGGTTTCATGGGCGCACCGGGTTGTTCGAACTGCTCACGCCCAGCGAAAGCTTGCGTGCATCGATAGGGCCGAACGCCGACCTGAACGATTTACGGCGCCAGGCACTGGCCGATGGCCTGGTAGACCTGCGCCGTTGCGGCGAAGCCAAAGTGGCCTGCGGGCAGACCCGTGCCGAGGAAGTGCTGCGCGTCTGTAGCTGA
- a CDS encoding DUF2388 domain-containing protein gives MRLKTAIAAAALLSLPIGSAMADTFWRNVMTTGATTASSYLTSGDHKLVMAAQDDAGSFVASEGAIRGPFLEAAIRQARAENPGMQASDMELANAILAKNAVAE, from the coding sequence ATGCGTCTCAAAACTGCCATCGCCGCCGCTGCCTTGCTGTCGTTGCCTATTGGCTCGGCCATGGCCGATACCTTCTGGCGTAACGTGATGACTACCGGTGCTACCACGGCATCGAGCTACCTGACCTCAGGGGATCACAAGCTGGTAATGGCGGCGCAGGATGACGCCGGCAGCTTCGTGGCCAGCGAAGGTGCGATCCGCGGGCCGTTCCTGGAAGCGGCGATTCGCCAGGCGCGCGCGGAGAACCCGGGGATGCAGGCTTCCGACATGGAGCTGGCCAATGCCATCCTGGCCAAGAATGCAGTAGCCGAGTAA
- a CDS encoding CYTH domain-containing protein — MHKETELKLRASRETLAALREHPLLKKRNKSGWQTRELTNQYFDTPERELSAARVALRLRRDGEAIIQTLKCRGTSVAGLSERNEHEWQLDKVKLDLKKLDATCWPEQLADLDKKTIKPLFTTDFTREFAEIAWGRGKSKVVIEAALDQGFVIAGKRKEEICELELELREGEPQALLELAAELAASLPLMPCDISKAERGYRLLEPDSYELGLPHTELEAEMAVDDAYAALAWQLLGSSQRLAEQYRHNGHWRLLQDWVECLSELRALTASLGQAAPRAATRDLRSSLDALLEDWRPLVQAGNDDEDIRRAAPEQFAEELEDVRWGQFSLETSRWLLARAWTAERKGRGERQGKAQLASWLAHLLGEEGLALKLPLYTQRPEDLAEQLPRIEQLLAWLHHARQVLEAPQMDRLYGDLKKLHELAEQPISDEVLEARIEQARAVDQSRGWKHLLRA, encoded by the coding sequence ATGCACAAAGAAACCGAACTCAAGCTCCGCGCCAGCCGCGAGACCCTTGCCGCCCTGCGCGAGCACCCTCTGCTGAAAAAGCGCAACAAGTCCGGCTGGCAGACCCGCGAACTGACCAACCAGTACTTCGACACCCCCGAGCGCGAGCTGTCTGCCGCCCGCGTCGCGCTGCGCCTGCGCCGCGACGGCGAGGCCATCATCCAGACCCTCAAGTGCCGCGGCACCAGCGTGGCCGGGCTTTCCGAGCGTAACGAGCACGAATGGCAGCTGGACAAGGTCAAGCTCGACCTGAAAAAGCTCGACGCCACCTGCTGGCCCGAGCAACTGGCCGACCTGGACAAAAAGACCATCAAGCCGCTGTTCACCACCGACTTCACCCGTGAATTCGCTGAAATCGCCTGGGGCCGTGGCAAGAGCAAGGTGGTGATCGAGGCGGCGCTAGACCAAGGCTTCGTGATCGCCGGCAAGCGCAAGGAAGAAATCTGCGAGCTGGAACTGGAACTGCGCGAAGGTGAGCCGCAGGCACTGCTGGAACTGGCCGCCGAACTGGCCGCCAGCTTGCCGCTGATGCCTTGCGACATCAGCAAAGCCGAGCGTGGCTACCGCCTGCTGGAGCCGGACAGCTACGAGTTGGGCCTGCCGCACACCGAGCTGGAAGCCGAAATGGCCGTGGATGACGCCTACGCCGCACTGGCCTGGCAACTGTTGGGCAGCAGCCAGCGCCTGGCTGAGCAGTACCGCCACAACGGCCATTGGCGCCTGCTGCAAGATTGGGTCGAGTGCCTGAGCGAGCTGCGCGCCCTCACCGCCAGCCTGGGCCAGGCCGCGCCACGCGCCGCCACTCGCGACCTGCGCAGCAGCCTCGATGCCTTGCTCGAAGACTGGCGCCCGCTGGTGCAGGCCGGTAACGATGACGAAGACATCCGCCGCGCCGCCCCCGAGCAATTCGCCGAAGAGCTGGAAGACGTGCGTTGGGGCCAGTTCTCGCTGGAAACCTCACGCTGGCTGCTGGCCCGTGCCTGGACCGCAGAGCGCAAGGGCCGTGGCGAGCGTCAGGGCAAGGCGCAACTGGCCAGCTGGCTGGCGCACCTGCTGGGCGAAGAAGGCCTGGCACTGAAACTGCCGCTGTACACCCAGCGCCCGGAAGACCTGGCCGAGCAACTGCCGCGTATCGAACAGCTGCTGGCCTGGTTGCACCATGCCCGCCAAGTGCTCGAAGCGCCACAGATGGACCGCCTGTACGGCGACCTGAAGAAGCTGCATGAGCTGGCCGAACAGCCCATCAGCGATGAAGTGCTGGAAGCGCGTATCGAGCAGGCTCGGGCAGTGGATCAGAGCCGCGGCTGGAAGCACCTGCTCAGGGCTTGA
- the argA gene encoding amino-acid N-acetyltransferase → MPDYVNWLRHASPYINAHRDCTFVVMLPGDGVEHPNFGNIVHDLVLLHSLGVRLVLVHGSRPQIESRLADRGLTPHYHHGLRITDAATLDCVIDAVGALRLAIEARLSMDIAASPMQGSRLRVASGNLVTARPIGVLEGVDYHHTGEVRRVDRKGISRLLDERSIVLLSPLGYSPTGEIFNLACEDVATRAAIELGADKLLLFGAEPGLLDESGKLVRELRPQQVAPHLQRLGSDYQGELLDAAAEACKGGVARSHIVSYAEDGALLTELFTRGGGGTLVSQEQFEVVREATIEDVGGLLELISPLEEQGILVRRSREVLEREIEQFSVVEREGMIIACAALYPIADSEAGELACLAVNPEYRHGGRGDELLERIESRARQMGLNTLFVLTTRTAHWFRERGFAPSGVERLPAARASLYNYQRNSKIFEKSL, encoded by the coding sequence ATGCCCGATTACGTCAACTGGTTGCGTCATGCATCCCCGTACATCAATGCCCATCGCGACTGCACCTTCGTGGTCATGCTCCCAGGCGATGGGGTTGAACACCCTAATTTCGGCAACATCGTCCACGACCTGGTGCTGCTGCACAGCCTCGGCGTGCGCCTGGTGCTGGTGCATGGTTCGCGCCCGCAGATCGAAAGCCGCTTGGCTGACCGCGGCCTGACCCCGCACTACCACCATGGCCTGCGCATCACCGATGCCGCCACCCTGGACTGCGTGATCGATGCCGTCGGCGCCTTGCGCCTGGCCATCGAGGCGCGCCTGTCGATGGACATTGCCGCTTCGCCGATGCAGGGCTCGCGCCTGCGCGTAGCGTCCGGCAACTTGGTCACGGCGCGGCCGATCGGCGTGCTGGAAGGGGTGGACTACCATCACACCGGCGAGGTGCGCCGGGTCGACCGCAAGGGCATCAGCCGCCTGCTCGACGAGCGTTCCATCGTGCTGTTGTCGCCGCTGGGCTACTCGCCCACGGGTGAAATTTTTAACCTGGCCTGTGAAGACGTGGCCACCCGTGCCGCCATCGAGTTGGGCGCCGACAAGCTGCTGCTGTTCGGTGCCGAGCCAGGCCTGCTGGACGAAAGCGGCAAGCTGGTGCGTGAGCTGCGCCCACAGCAGGTTGCCCCGCATTTGCAGCGCCTGGGCAGTGATTACCAGGGCGAGCTGCTGGACGCCGCGGCCGAGGCCTGCAAGGGCGGAGTGGCGCGCAGCCATATCGTCAGCTATGCCGAGGACGGCGCCTTGCTGACCGAGCTGTTCACCCGTGGCGGTGGCGGCACGCTGGTGTCGCAGGAGCAGTTCGAAGTGGTGCGCGAGGCAACCATCGAGGATGTGGGTGGCCTGCTGGAGCTGATCAGCCCGCTGGAAGAGCAGGGCATTCTGGTGCGTCGTTCGCGCGAAGTCCTGGAGCGGGAGATCGAGCAGTTCAGCGTGGTGGAGCGCGAAGGCATGATCATCGCCTGTGCGGCGCTGTACCCGATTGCCGACTCCGAAGCCGGGGAGCTAGCGTGTCTGGCGGTGAACCCGGAGTACCGCCATGGCGGGCGCGGGGACGAGTTGCTGGAGCGTATCGAAAGCCGGGCGCGGCAGATGGGCTTGAATACCCTGTTCGTGCTTACCACGCGTACGGCGCATTGGTTCCGTGAACGCGGGTTTGCGCCGAGTGGAGTGGAGCGGCTGCCAGCGGCGCGGGCTTCGCTGTACAACTACCAGCGCAATTCGAAGATTTTCGAGAAATCCCTGTAA
- a CDS encoding Lrp/AsnC family transcriptional regulator translates to MQSELDAYDRRILELLQEDASLSSAQIAERVGLSQSPCWRRIQRLKEEGVIRGQVTLLDRKKVGLNTQIFAEVKLNAHGRSNFTEFTEAIRGFPEVLECYVLMGSVDFLLRIVTSDIEAYERFFFEKLSNVPGIQEVNSIVALSEIKSTTSLPLSR, encoded by the coding sequence ATGCAAAGCGAGCTGGACGCCTACGACCGTCGTATTCTCGAATTGCTGCAAGAAGACGCTTCGCTGTCCAGCGCACAGATTGCCGAGCGCGTGGGGCTGTCGCAGTCGCCGTGCTGGCGGCGTATCCAGCGCTTGAAGGAGGAAGGGGTCATTCGCGGGCAGGTAACCTTGCTGGACCGCAAGAAGGTTGGCTTGAACACGCAGATTTTTGCCGAGGTGAAGCTGAACGCCCATGGCCGCTCCAACTTCACCGAGTTCACCGAGGCGATCCGCGGGTTCCCAGAGGTACTGGAGTGCTACGTGCTGATGGGATCGGTGGATTTTTTACTGCGTATCGTCACGTCGGACATCGAGGCTTATGAGCGGTTCTTCTTCGAAAAACTGTCGAACGTGCCGGGTATCCAGGAAGTGAATTCGATTGTGGCGCTCTCGGAAATCAAGTCCACCACTAGCCTGCCGCTGTCGCGGTGA
- the gcvP gene encoding aminomethyl-transferring glycine dehydrogenase translates to MSQSPSLHQLQELNPFLRRHLGPDAAEQQAMLNALGVASRSALIEQTVPPDIRLNRPLDLPAALDEQAALAKLAGYAQQNQVWTSLIGMGYHGTITPTVILRNVLENPGWYTAYTPYQPEIAQGRLEALLNFQQMVIDLTGLALANASLLDEATAAAEAMALAKRVARNKSNAFFADEHCHPQTLSVLKTRAEGFGFELIVDSVDNLAKHSVFGALLQYPDTHGEVRDLRPLIDHLHSQQALACVAADLLSLVVLTPPGELGADVVLGSTQRFGVPMGYGGPHAAYFACRDDYKRAMPGRIIGVSRDARGNTALRMALQTREQHIRREKANSNICTAQVLLANIAGFYAVYHGPEGLQRIAQRVHRLTFILAAALEAKGIPRLNQHFFDTLTVDVGGAQAAIIESAEAAQINLRILGRGHLGVSLDETCSEHTVLRLLDIFLGVDHGLDIATLDQLALPEGIPASLVRRTPFLAHPVFNLHHSETEMLRYLKQLENKDLALNQSMIPLGSCTMKLNATSEMIPITWPGFAQLHPFAPAAQATGYKAMIDELEHWLCAITGFDAICMQPNSGAQGEYAGLMAITRYHRSRHQPQRTLCLIPSSAHGTNPASAQMAGMEVVIVDCDDDGNVDLADLKVKAHAAGERLSCLMITYPSTHGVYEEGIREICEVVHLHGGQVYMDGANLNAQVGLARPADIGADVSHMNLHKTFCIPHGGGGPGMGPIGIRAHLKPFVASHPVVPVPGLDPNNSAVSAAPWGSASILPISWMYIAMMGPQLADASEVAILSANYLASQLGVAFPVLYRGRNQRVAHECILDLRPLKALTGISEEDVAKRLMDYGFHAPTMSFPVPGTLMVEPTESESKAELDRFVEAMLAIRAEIGEVQEGNWPAENNPLKHAPHTLADVLAVWDRPYSLEQAVAPSAHVRQHKYWPAVNRVDNVYGDRNLFCACVPLEAYR, encoded by the coding sequence ATGTCCCAGTCGCCATCCCTGCATCAACTGCAAGAGCTCAACCCATTCCTGCGCCGCCACCTCGGCCCCGATGCCGCAGAGCAGCAGGCCATGCTCAATGCGCTGGGCGTCGCCAGCCGCAGTGCGCTGATCGAGCAAACCGTACCGCCAGACATCCGCCTCAATCGCCCCCTCGACCTGCCAGCGGCGCTGGACGAACAGGCCGCCTTGGCCAAACTGGCCGGCTACGCCCAGCAGAACCAGGTTTGGACCAGCCTGATCGGCATGGGCTACCACGGCACCATTACCCCCACGGTCATCCTGCGCAACGTGCTGGAAAACCCCGGCTGGTACACCGCCTATACGCCTTATCAGCCCGAAATTGCCCAAGGCCGGCTGGAGGCGCTGCTGAATTTTCAGCAAATGGTCATCGACCTCACCGGGCTGGCCCTGGCCAATGCCTCGCTACTTGACGAAGCCACCGCCGCTGCCGAGGCCATGGCCTTGGCCAAGCGGGTAGCGCGCAACAAGAGCAATGCTTTCTTCGCCGACGAGCACTGCCACCCGCAGACCCTGTCGGTGCTGAAGACCCGCGCCGAGGGTTTTGGCTTCGAACTGATCGTCGATTCTGTGGATAACCTGGCCAAACACAGCGTGTTCGGTGCCTTGCTGCAGTACCCCGATACCCACGGCGAGGTGCGCGACCTGCGCCCGCTGATCGACCATTTGCACAGCCAGCAGGCCTTGGCCTGTGTGGCCGCCGACCTGCTCAGCCTGGTGGTGCTGACGCCGCCCGGGGAGCTGGGCGCCGATGTGGTACTGGGGTCGACCCAGCGTTTTGGCGTGCCAATGGGCTATGGTGGCCCTCACGCGGCCTATTTCGCCTGCCGCGATGACTACAAGCGGGCCATGCCGGGGCGCATCATTGGCGTGTCACGCGATGCCCGCGGCAACACTGCCCTGCGCATGGCCCTGCAAACGCGCGAGCAACATATCCGCCGAGAGAAGGCCAACTCCAACATCTGCACGGCCCAGGTGCTGCTGGCCAACATTGCCGGCTTTTACGCGGTGTACCACGGTCCCGAAGGCCTGCAACGCATTGCCCAGCGCGTGCATCGGTTGACCTTCATTCTGGCCGCCGCCCTTGAAGCCAAGGGCATCCCGCGCCTCAACCAGCATTTTTTCGACACACTTACCGTGGATGTCGGTGGTGCCCAGGCGGCCATTATCGAAAGCGCCGAAGCCGCGCAGATCAACTTGCGCATCCTCGGCCGCGGGCACCTAGGCGTTAGCCTGGACGAGACCTGTTCGGAGCACACGGTGCTGCGCCTGTTGGATATTTTCCTGGGGGTGGACCACGGCTTGGATATCGCCACACTCGACCAGTTGGCCCTGCCCGAAGGCATCCCCGCCAGCCTGGTGCGGCGCACGCCATTCCTCGCCCACCCGGTGTTCAACCTGCACCACAGCGAAACCGAGATGCTGCGCTACCTAAAACAGCTGGAGAACAAAGACCTGGCGCTGAACCAGTCGATGATCCCGCTGGGCTCGTGCACCATGAAGCTCAACGCTACCAGTGAGATGATCCCCATTACCTGGCCCGGCTTTGCCCAGTTGCACCCGTTTGCCCCGGCGGCCCAGGCCACGGGGTACAAGGCAATGATTGACGAGTTGGAACACTGGCTGTGCGCGATTACCGGCTTCGATGCCATTTGCATGCAGCCCAACTCCGGTGCCCAGGGTGAGTACGCCGGCCTGATGGCTATTACCCGCTACCACCGCAGCCGCCACCAGCCGCAGCGTACGCTGTGCCTGATCCCATCGTCGGCCCACGGCACCAACCCAGCGTCGGCGCAAATGGCCGGCATGGAAGTGGTAATCGTCGACTGCGATGACGATGGCAACGTTGACCTGGCCGACCTCAAGGTCAAGGCTCACGCAGCCGGGGAGCGTTTGTCGTGCCTGATGATCACTTACCCCTCGACCCACGGCGTGTACGAGGAGGGAATTCGCGAAATCTGCGAAGTGGTCCACCTGCACGGTGGCCAAGTGTACATGGATGGCGCCAACCTCAATGCCCAGGTGGGCTTGGCGCGCCCGGCGGATATTGGCGCCGATGTTTCTCACATGAATCTGCACAAAACCTTCTGTATCCCCCACGGCGGTGGCGGCCCGGGCATGGGCCCGATTGGCATTCGCGCTCACCTCAAACCGTTCGTCGCCAGCCACCCGGTGGTGCCGGTACCCGGCCTGGACCCTAACAACAGTGCCGTGAGTGCTGCGCCCTGGGGCAGTGCAAGCATTTTGCCGATCAGCTGGATGTACATCGCCATGATGGGCCCGCAGCTGGCCGATGCCAGTGAAGTGGCGATCCTTTCGGCCAATTACCTGGCCAGCCAGCTGGGCGTCGCGTTCCCAGTGCTCTACCGCGGGCGCAATCAGCGCGTGGCGCATGAGTGCATCCTTGACCTACGGCCGCTGAAAGCACTGACGGGCATTAGCGAAGAGGACGTGGCCAAGCGCCTGATGGACTATGGCTTCCATGCGCCGACCATGTCGTTCCCGGTGCCGGGCACGCTGATGGTCGAGCCGACCGAGAGTGAGTCGAAGGCCGAGTTGGACCGGTTTGTCGAGGCGATGCTGGCCATTCGGGCGGAAATTGGCGAAGTGCAGGAGGGCAATTGGCCTGCGGAGAACAACCCGCTCAAACATGCGCCACATACCCTGGCCGATGTGCTGGCGGTGTGGGACAGGCCCTACAGCCTGGAGCAGGCGGTAGCGCCCAGTGCTCATGTGCGTCAGCACAAGTACTGGCCAGCGGTGAACCGGGTCGACAACGTGTATGGGGACAGGAACCTGTTCTGTGCGTGTGTGCCGCTGGAGGCGTATCGCTGA